The stretch of DNA ACACATAAGTAGAAACATTAGTTGGTAAACATCGATAATCATGAAGGGGGTCTTTTGGCAAGCCCAAAACTCTCATGTCACACATGTTGTTCAGATGTTTCTCATTATCATGTGTGACTTCTTCTAGTTCATCTTCATGAACAATGAATTTCTTAGCATTTGGAACAAAAGAAGTCTTGGTGCTTTCTGATGGTGATTTTGGAACATTGGAAACAAGAAGCTTCGAGCGACCATCGGgattttgagaataaatcaaaGCCCCTTTTCTGGAAGAATAGATTCCACTTCCTCCAGTCCCAGTGCCAGGGAAATGAGCATTCGAGGCCAAAAGATTTACTTTGTTTCTAAATGCCCACGACTGTTGGAAAGCAGTTGCAACAGCAAATGGGTTATGGTCAAACCAGTACGTTGGATAAGCAATGTTATGAACACCTAACGTTTCAACTGCATCAACAGCTTCTTTGTAAGTTAtatcaaaacaaataaatgtgGTAAAGTTGCCAAAATCCGTCTCAAAAAAAGCATGTTCAGGTGAAAAAGTTGGAGTCATGTTAGGCTCAATCCACAAATGCCGTTTGTAATATCGAACAACTAATGTTCCTTCCCTGTTAAACACAATGTTTGTGTTGAAATAATAAATACCATCACTGGGGCATGAGACACTGATACAAGAGTCCACATTATCTGCATCACAAGTTTGTGGCAGACATGTCTTTTTATCAACAATGTTGGCTACTAAAAACATGCCATGATCTTTCGCCATACAGCTCAAATGCACCAAAACACTATTCTCGTTAAAATGCTCTTTTTCATTGCAAGGATTCCACAGTCTTAACTTTGGATCTGGAATATCTTCACCAAAACTTAGCAAGTATGACTTATTTTCTTTGTCATCGGGGTACAAACCCCATTCTGGAAAAACTATAATATCAGCCCCCTATATAAAAAAGAATagattaaaatgcaataaattttgatattcataaaacaatatatcattaaaatatacactgaaaaattacatattttgtaGTGATACGAAACATCTTCCTCAgtgtttagcagtaagttactgccccaaagccagggctaaggcagaactacatctAATATATCAGTCTGTCTAGTATGGTATGCATCTTCTTCAGTATATAGAAACAGGTGTCcatatattgaaacaaaaaagattCCTAAAGGATGCTTAACGTAGAACCTTATGAATTGCATCAATTCAGGGTTGGCGTTGTGGACGTCGGAAACTGGTTTTGGTCAGGATAGGTGGTGTTTACATTCCAAAAGTGACTAAAACTGTCAAACATTGTCTTAAACAGTCCAAAAGTAAGCTAAAGCTAAAGGAGTCTAATCTAATCAATTCATATTTCTGCAATGTTTGTGATGCATAAatatcagtggttggaaaaactatatttttttcgtagcgaactacaactacaactactttagcacaaatgtagttaactacaactacttttttcaaaatgtagcaactacaaactacttttgaaatgtagtcgctacttcgctactttttaaaaataaataaataaataacatatacatacacaccaTTTGagtattgaatgaaaaaatttaaaaattgttcagattgatatattggctcatttgattatggaatattgctataaattatttattctttctttcctttactgaaacgattcgtcagcccaaataacattttttaccatttgcacgaatattccctgcaagaaaggatttaaaagtggaaggaattcaagcttcaaatttttaatcatttcctgacagtaaatagtatttcattcaagaagtgtaactcggctacttgaaattgagataaatccagtcataatttaatttaaatttttacatatacataaaattgatttagatgatgaaaagcatcttttaaacaaaagagaaaaactttaattttcactatatgagttaattttaaaggaacttatatttcgtagaaattaattgcttttgagattcaagctagggttccggacctggacaccatctttTCTTACGCccattataaaatgaaataaaagcatttttcaattttaacaaataacctcataaactcacaacatttaataattgacttttaatatgttaatatatgaACACtcgatcagtgaaaaagaaaaaaaaaggaaaatatcccaaacggtgcTACTAATTATCCGAAAAATGAAACGTAACTAAAACTGCTTACtgtacttcaatgtgcaatttttaacaactggACTctggctacaacgcaattcgactaacgcgaaatgtctatatagcgagttttactcgagaaaaacattttgcagcttacgcgaattcctcacccgcaacacaaAACTTTTCGGAGCGGAATTgcagggcttatatcaccttctttcttgggtggaatttccctttagcatcactgaaagccaaAATTTCCCGCACCATACTAGTCGAAACATCAGATTGTTAACGTACAAATCGCCGCttcgcatttttttctttctatatatgaagttgatgaaatataatttcacataagcgggcttgcttatctaaagtttgaaatgcatccctcgcgtaagttgaggttcgactgcatgtgcaaatggcattgatactgaaagctttttgcttaacgggcaaagtttgcatgaaacggaaatAATTCGTTTCGTtttttctaagccatgctctattcaaggcgaatattgggaaaatgtgaaagtttctatgccaaacaaactaatggcgtcaaataGATACaacatatggcgtcaaaataatatgTCAGAGGTCAGCTCCTATTTTttagtcttacgaatctgatagGTGCAAGTTTTACTTGCGTAAGACTTGCTctagtcagattcgtttgaaaacgcattttttgttttttttttgaaactttattcaaaagtagtttccagaaatcgctataaactattttttttttagcgaactactcgctactctacttttttttaaaaagtagtgcgctacactacaaactactaaaaaatgtagctactacagtagcatcgctacttgtagcgcgctacttccaaccactgataaatataaatattaataagttttaacTAATGAGTATTAGATAATATTTCCCtctgaaatgttcattaaaaaaatattttaaaaaagttccaTTTATAACCCAAAAGAATGCtattaaatgtgtaatatttaggtgcaaaaaaaaaatgaatttttttttattggatctGCATGCAGCTAGTTTTGCatgatattttaactaaaattatttttttaatcatagattaaagaacaataatTGATGATTAAAAGTAAGCGTTTCATTTCGTAATacttttgcaatttctttttttatttcccaattttaatataatacattttgctACTACATTAAACAAAAACTATAGTagattgaaaagcgatagctttgtgcaaggtaaattagataaaaatggaacaacgtttaaaagctcaaaaaggataaaaagtttttaaaaacgcagtcaTGTTttggaggcaatagcctccttcctcagtgcaaaatgaacaaatggatgaatcaaggtcaagggagagtttaaatgcgtaaccggaaaaacattgatcAATCAGCTATCAGCAAGTGCTGAGgtaaaatatgacgtattctaacatgtaagattgaataagattggagaaaaatttggaacagcaaaagactcattgcaaagattatttaagtttttatgaatgtaaaaggatttcagaaaatctaattcacctactgttgtaggtctgcaaatgatcttggcctccgaaaagacaaaattgtgccctatgtcccaacaatgtttagcaattgaagatttgttcagttcctgttttttaacgtggttttcatgttctttcaaacaaaatttaagtgaacgccttgtctgtcccacATAACCaatattacattgacaaggaatgtgatatatgcctcactgatcaagtggttggattgggtccttcagtttggaaaaagaaagtttatttatgggtctgtaaataatgcgaaagtcaaatttactgagaattctagaaatacgaaaagaaatgtgtggataaaacggtaaaaccacaaaatttgtagaagaaaaaGTACGTATGTTAGAGGTTTTGTTCCGGGTTGAAAGTTTGCAAAAAGCCCTGTCGATGACCTGAAGAGGATAACCCCTGTCCAGAGCCACGcctttcaaaaaattgagttcattATTGAGAAGGATCTGATCAGAACATATGGAGATGGCTCGGttgacaaaagtataaaaagcagACATTTCTAGCTTCTTCGGGTATCATGAACGAGAGTGTGGGGGAAGACAGACAGCAAATGGTTTTTGGTAAACTAGTAGAAAACTTATTATTGTTCTTCGAGATTAAAACGTTCAAAAAGGGCAAAGAATTATTGCTTTCAATCTCAGCAGTAAACTGAATGTTACAATCGAGGGAGTTAATTAGATCAATGATAGATGGAACAAAATCAACAATGCAATATAAGAGGGTGAAATTTTGAGAATACTTTTTACCAACAAACTGATGGccttgctatgggcaaccctttgagtcccATCCTCAGTGAAATCTACACGGACTTTTTTCAACGGAAATTGTTTCAGTTATTTGACTTTCCACTCTGGCTTAGATATGTTGATGACACTTTCACCCTCTTAGATTGCACTGTTGATTTTGTTTCGTCTATCATTGATCTAATTAACTCCGTCGATTCTAACATTCAGTTTACTGCTGAGATTAAAACAATAATTCTTTGCCCTTTTTGAACGTTTTAATCTCGAAGAACAATAACAAGTTTTCTACTACTGTTTACCGAAAACCATTTGCTGTCTGTCTTCCCCCACACTCTCGTTCATGCCACCCGAAGAAgcaaaaaatgtctgctttttatacttttgtcaaTCGAGCCATCTCCATATGTTCTGATCAGACCCTTCTCAATaatgaactcaattttttgaaaggCGTGGCTCTGGACAGGGGTTATCCTCTTCAGGTCATCGACAGGgctttttgcaaattttcaaccCGGAACAAAACTTCTAACATACGTACtttttcttctacaaattttgtgcttttaccgttttatccacacatttcttttcctatttctagaattctcagtaaatttgactttcgtgtaatttacagacccataaataaactttctttttccaaactgaaggacccaatccaaccacttgatcagtggggcatatatcacattccttgtcaatgtaatattGGTTATgtgggacagacaaggcgttcatttaaatttcgtttgaaagaacatgaaaaccacgttaaaaaacaggaactgaacaaatcttcaattgctaaacattgttgggacacagtgcacaattttgtcttttcggaggccaagatcatttgcagacctacaacagtaggtgaattagattttctggaatccttttacattcataaaaacttaaataatctttgcaatgagtcttttgctgttccgcatttttctccaatcttattcaatcttacatgttagaaaacgtcatattttgcctcagcactcgctgatagctgatttcgcactgaggaagaaggctattgcctccgaaacatgtctgcgtttttaaaaactttttatcctttttgtgcttttaaacgttgttccatttttatctaaaaacTATAGTAGCTTGATggtttttagaaacaatttatTGGCATTTCCTAAAGTAGATTATTGGTAATTTAGTTTTAGATCATGAAATGGCACCATAGTCAAGAGAAGAAAATCTACACAAAGCTGTAAAAGAGTCTCAAACATATATGCAGTTTTTCTTCAGCTGAAAATTgccatttattgcatttaagtcaattattgaactatatttttaacactttcatttgcacacatacataaacatagGAAAATTCAGTTACacaactatcaaaaaaaaaattaaattcatgcatacaaattgaaaatttcaatcgagaattcaacttctatgtaactagaatAGAATCAGCTGTCATAAAAAAgatgaatgttcacattgaatatattttaagtgtaaaacattactttgatacattttcttctgtttttggaACTAACAAAACACAATGGACACCAACATACTAAAAAGTGTTTCAAACTGTCAGAGCTTCTATCCATCATGTTTGcagcagggccgtatccagaggggggggcctgacgggcccggccccccccccccccgaaacccgaaatgttttgtactgtaaaacagaaggtttttttttttttttttttaattcctaacgtcagaaaaggaaaataacaaagttttttttttaatttttaattttgctactattcaaaatttataatatttgcagaaatacagaaaaagcagttctagttctcattagctgcaaggcacactttaaATTTAGACCTGAAAATTATGACTttctgctctctttcccaatttaattcagggcagtccagggttaaagcaggcattttgtcagttcggtagacttttcaagtctaccgaactgacttctgtgcacttcctcctccaggggcgtgcacagaaattttggagctgTCACAAAGCTTTTttgggcccccctccatattgtttacccatattttcaaccctaggtttaaaaatattgggccccatttaagctctggcccgggccaacaggtgttccttctcccctctgtgcacgaccctgccttcctccccctaaaacttataaaacttacactgtactgatttcgagccgaggactccccaaaggctgggcccctagtttccgattaggcgagtatcttgttaccaagatgtgccaaattcagctccttgatacatcctgagtaaaaaatgccaaaatcacgatttttgcatttttgtagcataattttcaagatcatttttgtgactgatatgtttcttgtcttgcatttatttaatgccgaattcagtatcatggaagttctttcattgcttgttttttttttcttacttctacagcatactgttaatatctttagtatgagaaaaaaaaaaaaaaaacacttactctactctctttcttttctgcactgcttgtgattgaaaaaaaaagtttgtttcgagaaatatttcgttgcatttatttttaacttaaaactggtgtgtcttacaaagttataatcaatttgtaagactgtgcaatcaacttttgaaaattaaaaataaagagcttcaaataatttcagctgttcgagagtctttgaaaattatttcagtttttgaaattccttgaaaagttcttcaattttgtatcttatcaagaaaataaagtatgaattatccaaatggccagaatcggaatattactcttccgttcttattttctgaatgtctacaccatttcttttaaactattttgtacaattttcatactgtagggcattaaatgaaaaaaaaatggggataggggaagtgattaaaaacaaacttcactaaaagccgatatgtgcagatgacgaagtgcttctcttttctcctctctcgtttttcctctctgtccattaagttccatgatttgtcgagcaagcaatttttattttgtttgatcttgatttgcaaaaaaatgtataatttttaaaagactttgtttgcctagttttttttttttttttttttcatatttttgtagtctcaattacctaatataaggcctcaaaatacagattttttttttcgaaaatttctcgggggaaaaacccccggaccccctgaaattatggatgttttacatccgacttaaagggacactctcctgttatccttaccactacaaggtgaataagaaacatattaagaaattaaaataacaacgtccaaacagtggaatccttaaaaatcgagacaaaaagtcttctatgttaacatttttatgtgtttggtgtgtctatatatactatatgtgtgtgtgtgtgtgtgtgtgatagggcaatgtgctaatccgggcccctcccgaaaaaaatttctggatacggccttggttTGCAGAGCTCAGTCTGAATTTCATCTTGTAGTAGTACTCATAAAGTAACTATTTGCATGAACCTTATGTAAAGTGGGTAATAATACTCTATAGTGGTACTATATGGAAAATGTTACTTGGGCTCAGTTTCCCAAGTGGTTTAAGATACAACAATACTGCGTATCTGCAAATGTTGAAAATCGCATGTACACGATTTGGAATTACAGAAATTTCATTTAGTAGACTAAAGAAAAATTTGGTTTTCATACattaaaacaagattttgaaTGATACTGGTATGTTACTTTGAAACAAACacatcagtttttttctttttatctttcgcttgttaaaatataaatggaattttaaacaaaatgattgcacaaatctgaaaaaaaagtgCATCAATTACTTTCCCATTTGCCATTGTTTCCTGTGTCTTAAcactttattttacttatttattttttgataaacaaaatgaaaacaatttaaggACAAAAAGTTAAGAGTTATCTTACCTCTAACGCAGCTTTCTTAGCAGCTAattcatatttcttcaaatttatttgtattatttcttCACTTGAGTATGAAGTGTCACCGAAACGTACATGCTCTAAAACAGCAGCTCTGTAATAATCTTTTCCCAAACAAAGAGAAGTTATTGCcaacaaaaatgtaatttgtagtagacctaaaaataaaattatatacaatctggaggaaaataaataatcaatgtgAATAAATTTGCTACtacatttttaagcaaaaaaaattaaggatTAATATAATGTATAATACTCTTACCCATCGCTGTAagcaattttcaatattttatatcTTGCTCATTTAGTTTTCACAAAGTCTGAAATGAATTAAATTTGAGTGAAAGATTTCAAAGTGCCACTTTGTTTTAATGAGGGACAAGAACAGAAAATAATAACATGTGATAAATAAAGGTATTTCCAGAATGGAATTTAAAGATATTAATATGATTGATGACTTACTAACAAACAGTGAAAGCTAAAATAATAGTAAGACCTAGAAAAATAGTACTAATTAGGCAAGAATTTACACATGCATCATTTCATATTACAACAtgcaataaaatttctttatatataataaaaatgtGCTATCATTCatgaataacttttaaaattagatactttcatgattaaaattagtgCTGTTGAATTAATTTTGAGCACATGACAGCTTTTGAAACTGAGTGACAGCTTAAAAAACACTAGCGAAAGAGCCATATCATTCCAAATGATAAAGAGTTATCTTTTTGGATTTATCACATTAATAAATCTGtagaaatttctagaaaataatcaCAGGAAGCTCAACAATGTTTTTCAGTGATATGGTTCATTATCAAAAACATGTTCATCATTAAATTTCAGTTTGACACTATCGCGTGCCATgctgaaaaaagctttttttttattcttcgtcttttaaatttcatgaatttttttcctaaatttttataaacacttcTAAATGAGAAATTTTTGCAATTACCTACGTAttagatttcaaatttttcttcatagtaatcaagaaaataaaactttataaaaacctgAACCTTTTCTTAACATCGTTAAAAAGTCCGCAACATTGTATGTAAGATGTGTTCAAACCTTTCACTTACTCGAAAAATTCGTCAATTTGGCATTCACCATGCAACCAACGCAGACAGGTCAACGTTCAGTCGGAATTTCATCGTGCGTGAGAATGTTTACAATCAAATCCAAATGAGAAGATGAATAGATTGATTGACTGAacttgactccccccccccccacaggtgTGGGAAATGTTCGAATAGAATAACCGGTGACTAACCAGGCACGTTCNNNNNNNNNNNNNNNNNNNNNNNNNNNNNNNNNNNNNNNNNNNNNNNNNNNNNNNNNNNNNNNNNNNNNNNNNNNNNNNNNNNNNNNNNNNNNNNNNNNNAATAATAGTttgtcccaaaatctataaaaactacaaatcctgtttcggtaccctgaatttgagtttgattgcctagctgagaaaaatgtctttgtttcttttttttttcctcgtgtaaaaatgttggaaatactgtgtttgaaatcaaaaaataaattgaacattagagactttggttgtaattgttatgtggtaatgacctgaagacttagtatggaattaatgagttttcttcatgctaagttgtatttaaaatatctgtcaaaattaaatgtaaacattgcttttccacgaaaattgaaaataagtacaagtcctctactggtgctgtgaatgattttttctttgtaatattgttttgatgtgaaaatattgttcaaaatttaagtaatagatgtatgatgcagagaaataaataaataacaatagatgcatttgtttcttattcatatgagttgaaaataagtaatgtttaaaattacaccccctcaactcctcaatttatttctgaatatttctatctacatcaaattaaagtaataattttaaattttattcaaattaatattttaaccatgattacctactgaaccactaaaatatttagaggttcttggtattttttctttcttgtttttttttggggggggggaggggttacttCGTTTTAACCAGCTACCTATTTTTAGTATTAAGCTTTCAAATcttcctttgcatatttacctttcaaatttttaatttaatgtttaacttaatcacatttaaatcagaaaattgtacagggtaaacttaaacatgcaattttttttttatagcaaaccatttttattagtaatattgctttttagatggttacaggaaatactttcagatttaaaactctttataacgcttgcctttccgaaacaaaaacaagtaatttctaatgtgcattatctgtcgttcatttatttattttcattttcttaccatttttttatcacttcatttatttttaattaattaaattctaatacatggaggtaagaattcacatgctgcaaactatcaaaaataaataaataaatagataaaaattattacaaaaaaaaaaaaaaatgtcggcagatttaaatggatgtatttttgctggaaaaaaaaaaacaaaaaaactattacttagttttaactgtaaaaggcatgtgacagcaaagttgcactttttgaagattagcccattagtgactgaagtttttaattaaactaatgttttctttttcggatgaaaatgctggaaattttgtgttttaaataaagtttatagatacaataacaccaaaaaataaattgaacagcagagatctatgttgtttacaacaacaacaagattacaacaataagatcatgctattgatctgaaaacttaacatgaaataaatgagttttcctcatgctaaattgtttttaatttttagtttttgttttctcataaaaattcaaaataagt from Uloborus diversus isolate 005 chromosome 5, Udiv.v.3.1, whole genome shotgun sequence encodes:
- the LOC129223377 gene encoding pantetheinase-like gives rise to the protein MGLLQITFLLAITSLCLGKDYYRAAVLEHVRFGDTSYSSEEIIQINLKKYELAAKKAALEGADIIVFPEWGLYPDDKENKSYLLSFGEDIPDPKLRLWNPCNEKEHFNENSVLVHLSCMAKDHGMFLVANIVDKKTCLPQTCDADNVDSCISVSCPSDGIYYFNTNIVFNREGTLVVRYYKRHLWIEPNMTPTFSPEHAFFETDFGNFTTFICFDITYKEAVDAVETLGVHNIAYPTYWFDHNPFAVATAFQQSWAFRNKVNLLASNAHFPGTGTGGSGIYSSRKGALIYSQNPDGRSKLLVSNVPKSPSESTKTSFVPNAKKFIVHEDELEEVTHDNEKHLNNMCDMRVLGLPKDPLHDYRCLPTNVSTYVFVKLNKTEDSLKLCSDKLCCSLSYQADSMSENYYFGVSGQDFNFYNRFSFGIEACLLARCESVNENICSNYLLKSDTVFRSVKLTGTFNTQYVYPFAMDSNLYLTKRNEWDFEKDALIYTAKRKNHLVFLGLYGRLYELDKDL